The proteins below are encoded in one region of Corynebacterium felinum:
- a CDS encoding alpha/beta hydrolase-fold protein, which produces MRDTASRFQRRSHWMLAIPVALSVGLALASPATAFAQSSGSSFVQGLTDYLEPQGTERTPIRVDEAPKIQGLPEGVSVQRVRWITERRIELQIQSKVMPGDPIRVQMLLARDWHSAPSRSFPEVWALDGMRATDVESGWTAETNIEQVFADKNVNVIMPIGGQSSFYADWLQPSNGKHYMWESFLTKELVPILSNGYRSNGERAVFGLSMGGTAAINLGERHPDMFKFVGSFSGYLDTTSTGMPMAIRAAQQDAGGFDTTAMWGEDGSQAWIDHDPKLGIDALRGKKVYVSAGSGRDDFGQPGSVAKNPANSAGVGLEVLSRMTTQTFVDYAKRAGVEVVAVFRPSGVHDWPYWQFELGQAWPHMASALGLSASDRGADCTPIGAIAEVTAAGVIGTCVNNEYDVPGGKAEDFTSGRAYWSPKTGAFALYGKINALYTEMGGPGSWLGFPTSSERTLVNGGRYVAFENGNIYWTHKLGAVAVPRDIVAKWGELKWENGDLGYPTAEATKIGEGFVQSFERGFVARTPNGANHWVRGAIAAKYAELGTAKSQLGFPTSDEMLINGGAFQRFDKGNIYWSPQTGAHVIYYGDIFDAWGAKRWEQGEFGFPVADHSKIPAGGEVVKFQRGTISQINGAIREEKN; this is translated from the coding sequence ATGCGCGACACCGCATCTCGTTTCCAGCGTCGTTCCCACTGGATGCTTGCGATTCCAGTAGCCCTCAGCGTGGGCTTGGCACTCGCATCGCCAGCGACGGCATTTGCTCAATCCTCCGGTTCTTCTTTTGTACAGGGGCTGACTGATTATTTGGAGCCTCAAGGAACTGAGCGCACTCCAATTCGTGTCGATGAGGCACCAAAGATCCAAGGCCTGCCAGAGGGCGTATCCGTTCAGCGGGTTCGTTGGATTACTGAGCGCCGCATTGAGCTGCAGATCCAGTCGAAGGTCATGCCTGGTGATCCGATCCGCGTGCAAATGTTGCTTGCCCGCGACTGGCATTCCGCGCCTAGCCGTAGTTTCCCTGAGGTGTGGGCGCTTGATGGCATGCGTGCCACCGATGTGGAGTCCGGTTGGACCGCTGAGACGAATATCGAGCAGGTTTTTGCCGATAAGAACGTGAATGTGATTATGCCTATTGGTGGCCAGTCGTCCTTCTATGCGGACTGGTTGCAACCAAGCAATGGTAAGCACTACATGTGGGAGTCGTTCCTGACCAAGGAACTGGTTCCGATTTTGTCTAATGGCTACCGTTCGAATGGTGAGCGTGCGGTCTTTGGTTTGTCCATGGGTGGTACTGCCGCGATCAACTTGGGTGAGCGTCACCCAGATATGTTCAAGTTTGTGGGTTCTTTCTCCGGCTACTTAGATACCACCAGCACGGGTATGCCGATGGCGATTCGTGCCGCCCAGCAGGATGCTGGCGGTTTTGATACCACCGCTATGTGGGGTGAGGATGGTTCTCAGGCATGGATTGATCACGATCCTAAGCTTGGCATTGATGCTCTGCGTGGCAAGAAGGTCTACGTTTCTGCAGGCTCCGGCCGTGATGATTTCGGACAGCCCGGTTCGGTTGCGAAGAACCCTGCGAATTCCGCTGGTGTTGGTTTGGAAGTTCTTTCCCGCATGACCACCCAGACGTTTGTTGATTACGCTAAGCGTGCCGGTGTTGAGGTTGTGGCTGTGTTCCGTCCTTCCGGTGTGCATGACTGGCCTTATTGGCAGTTTGAGCTGGGTCAGGCGTGGCCACACATGGCTTCTGCTTTGGGCTTGTCGGCTTCTGATCGTGGTGCCGACTGCACCCCGATTGGTGCTATCGCTGAGGTGACTGCTGCTGGTGTGATCGGTACTTGTGTGAATAATGAGTACGATGTGCCAGGCGGTAAGGCTGAAGATTTCACTTCCGGTCGCGCGTACTGGTCGCCAAAGACGGGTGCGTTTGCCCTGTACGGCAAGATTAATGCGCTGTACACCGAGATGGGTGGTCCTGGTTCATGGTTGGGCTTCCCCACTAGTTCTGAGCGCACCCTGGTCAATGGTGGTCGCTATGTGGCGTTTGAGAACGGCAATATTTACTGGACTCATAAGTTGGGTGCGGTTGCTGTTCCGCGTGACATTGTGGCGAAGTGGGGCGAGCTGAAGTGGGAGAATGGCGATTTGGGCTATCCGACTGCTGAGGCTACCAAGATCGGTGAGGGCTTTGTTCAGTCCTTTGAGCGCGGTTTCGTGGCGCGTACTCCGAATGGTGCGAATCACTGGGTGCGTGGTGCGATTGCGGCGAAGTACGCCGAGTTGGGCACCGCGAAGTCGCAGTTGGGCTTCCCAACCTCCGATGAGATGCTGATTAATGGTGGTGCGTTTCAGCGTTTCGACAAGGGCAATATTTACTGGTCGCCGCAGACTGGTGCGCATGTGATCTACTATGGTGACATTTTTGATGCGTGGGGTGCGAAGCGTTGGGAGCAGGGTGAATTTGGTTTCCCTGTTGCTGATCATTCCAAGATCCCTGCTGGTGGCGAGGTTGTGAAGTTCCAGCGTGGCACGATCAGCCAGATCAACGGCGCTATCCGTGAGGAGAAAAACTAG
- a CDS encoding alpha/beta hydrolase, translating to MKVLSRALKKVTATVTAVLTACALMFAGQGVAHAGNRDWLRPDATGRCEWDAVKYWVQRCDVFSPANGRNITVQIQPAQRGGNAGFYLLDGARATEHANAWTVDANAPAVYANHNITLVMPVGGAGSFYMDWLAPVHYNGTGPHFKWETFLTQELPVYLERNFGVARNNNSIAGLSMGGTAALNLASRHPGQFRQALSWSGYPAMTLPGMHSMLRIAMLDLGGFNINAMYGTFFHPQRFQNDPLWNMSGLRNTDVYVSAASGFWSDFDNQHVRFTDRINGSILESIALYTTTVWETKARVEGVPVTVDYPLVGIHNWAQWRYQLDKTKGRVLDRMNAW from the coding sequence ATGAAAGTTTTGTCCCGAGCTCTCAAGAAAGTGACGGCGACTGTCACTGCGGTACTGACCGCGTGTGCACTTATGTTTGCAGGCCAAGGCGTTGCTCACGCCGGCAACCGCGACTGGCTTCGCCCAGACGCAACCGGCCGATGCGAATGGGATGCCGTGAAGTACTGGGTGCAGCGCTGCGACGTCTTCTCCCCAGCAAACGGACGCAATATCACCGTCCAAATCCAGCCTGCACAACGTGGCGGCAACGCTGGCTTCTACCTGCTCGACGGTGCACGCGCCACCGAGCATGCCAACGCCTGGACTGTGGATGCCAACGCCCCGGCTGTCTACGCTAACCACAACATCACGCTCGTGATGCCCGTTGGTGGCGCAGGCTCCTTCTATATGGACTGGTTGGCACCAGTGCATTACAACGGCACCGGCCCACACTTTAAATGGGAAACCTTCCTCACCCAAGAACTGCCTGTTTACCTCGAGCGTAACTTCGGTGTTGCCCGCAACAATAACTCCATTGCAGGACTGTCAATGGGCGGTACCGCTGCACTAAACCTTGCCTCCCGTCACCCAGGCCAGTTCCGCCAAGCACTGAGCTGGTCCGGTTACCCAGCAATGACCCTGCCTGGCATGCACTCCATGCTGCGCATTGCCATGCTTGACCTGGGTGGTTTCAACATTAACGCCATGTATGGAACCTTCTTCCACCCACAGCGTTTCCAAAACGATCCACTGTGGAATATGTCGGGCCTGCGCAACACGGATGTTTACGTTTCGGCAGCATCTGGTTTCTGGTCTGACTTTGATAACCAGCACGTGCGCTTCACCGACCGCATCAACGGTTCGATCCTTGAGTCCATCGCTTTGTACACCACCACCGTGTGGGAAACGAAGGCACGCGTCGAAGGTGTGCCAGTGACGGTTGATTACCCACTGGTGGGCATTCACAACTGGGCGCAGTGGCGTTACCAGCTGGACAAGACCAAGGGTCGTGTCCTCGACCGCATGAACGCTTGGTAA
- the zomB gene encoding flagellar motor control protein ZomB → MNQARRITFLSGFLSAIAVAIFAFYGGWQRKWMSDDGLIVLRTVRNLLAGNGPVFNAGERVEANTSMLWQYIIYLGARIDGHRLETIAMWAALIFTTLAVFIATIGTATLYRGRPLWLLPFGGIIYLALPPARDFATSGLEWGLSLLWIAVLWFLLATWSTLANKTQGIVPTVTLYTLAFWCGISWLVRPELALYGGLVGLMLLIMHRAKWWKILLVAIPAPLAYQIFRMGYYGLLVPHTAVAKSATGAQWASGWNYIRDFNDPYWLIVALLIAAFAGALMVALSKQTAGGVDKRTPLAIGVILACATLHTLYVVRVGGDFMHGRMLLLPLFTLLLPVSVIGIARNRSAALLGAGIFGAGLIWSATAIIGGHPYQLPEEGEELGIVDERTFWQLATYRDAPTYFAEDFHTARSLRDYPEQLAIAQQRNDAHLVSYLKNPDPIVLSWMPVPRTTQTTGPNADLAQMPLSLTMINLGMTSMNAPLDVRVLDNMGLANPIAARQPRMPDARVGHDKNLPLFWQMADSGVAIDDMPDWVNKKDAQAARKALYTDEFRVLFESYRSPMSWDRFMSNIKFSLTSGRTLQFHEDPEKYADAAVSVEKPQIYWPQEINTAGDRK, encoded by the coding sequence ATGAATCAAGCCCGCCGAATCACTTTTCTCTCAGGATTCCTCTCCGCTATTGCGGTTGCCATCTTCGCCTTTTATGGCGGATGGCAACGCAAATGGATGAGTGACGACGGGCTTATCGTCCTGCGCACCGTGCGCAACCTGCTCGCCGGAAACGGCCCCGTCTTCAATGCAGGGGAGCGCGTCGAAGCCAACACCTCCATGCTGTGGCAATACATCATTTATCTCGGGGCGCGCATCGATGGTCACCGCCTAGAAACCATCGCCATGTGGGCAGCGCTGATATTCACCACGCTCGCAGTCTTTATCGCCACCATCGGCACAGCAACCCTCTATCGCGGTCGCCCCCTATGGCTTTTGCCCTTCGGCGGAATCATCTACCTCGCCCTCCCACCCGCCCGTGACTTCGCCACCTCCGGTCTGGAATGGGGACTGAGCCTCCTATGGATCGCAGTCCTGTGGTTCCTGCTCGCCACCTGGTCCACCCTGGCGAACAAAACCCAAGGAATAGTACCTACTGTTACTCTCTACACCCTTGCATTCTGGTGCGGAATCAGCTGGCTCGTCCGCCCTGAACTTGCCCTCTACGGCGGGCTCGTCGGGCTCATGCTTCTGATTATGCACCGAGCCAAGTGGTGGAAAATCCTCCTCGTTGCCATCCCCGCACCCTTGGCTTACCAAATCTTCCGCATGGGCTACTACGGCCTGCTCGTACCCCACACTGCGGTAGCCAAATCCGCCACCGGCGCACAATGGGCAAGCGGCTGGAACTACATCCGCGACTTCAACGATCCCTACTGGCTTATCGTCGCACTGCTCATTGCCGCCTTCGCCGGGGCACTGATGGTCGCACTAAGCAAGCAGACAGCTGGCGGCGTCGACAAGCGAACACCACTAGCGATTGGGGTAATCCTCGCCTGCGCAACATTGCACACCCTCTATGTTGTGCGCGTCGGCGGCGACTTCATGCACGGACGCATGCTGCTGCTGCCCCTCTTTACCCTCCTTCTGCCGGTCAGTGTGATCGGCATCGCCCGCAACCGCAGCGCCGCACTGCTCGGCGCAGGCATCTTCGGCGCCGGCCTGATCTGGTCCGCCACCGCAATTATCGGCGGACACCCCTACCAACTCCCCGAAGAAGGCGAAGAACTCGGCATCGTCGACGAGCGCACATTCTGGCAACTAGCCACCTACCGTGACGCGCCCACCTACTTCGCCGAAGACTTCCACACCGCCCGCAGCCTGCGCGACTACCCCGAACAGCTCGCCATCGCACAGCAGCGTAACGACGCCCACCTCGTCAGCTACCTAAAAAACCCAGACCCCATCGTGCTCAGCTGGATGCCCGTGCCCCGCACCACCCAAACAACCGGGCCGAATGCAGACCTCGCACAGATGCCGTTAAGTCTGACCATGATCAACCTCGGCATGACCAGCATGAACGCGCCACTTGATGTGCGCGTGCTCGACAACATGGGACTAGCCAACCCCATTGCCGCACGACAGCCCCGCATGCCTGATGCCCGCGTGGGGCACGACAAAAACCTGCCACTGTTCTGGCAAATGGCTGATTCCGGAGTCGCAATTGACGACATGCCCGACTGGGTGAATAAAAAAGACGCACAAGCCGCCCGGAAAGCGTTATACACAGATGAATTTAGGGTACTTTTCGAGTCCTACCGCTCCCCCATGAGCTGGGATCGTTTTATGTCCAACATTAAATTTAGCTTAACTTCTGGCAGGACATTGCAGTTCCACGAAGACCCCGAAAAATATGCAGATGCTGCAGTTTCAGTAGAAAAACCGCAGATTTACTGGCCCCAAGAAATCAACACTGCGGGGGATAGGAAGTAA
- a CDS encoding helix-turn-helix transcriptional regulator: MKPMIIDADTQRVLWRVDDCAAHCGIVSRTWTSYCSEGRTPKAVAMLGKGSPLWDAEEVKHWHANRSGSPVKNHPTSTVRKRQK, from the coding sequence ATGAAACCAATGATTATCGACGCGGATACCCAACGCGTTTTATGGCGAGTCGATGACTGTGCCGCTCACTGCGGAATCGTTTCGCGCACCTGGACCTCCTACTGCTCGGAGGGCCGAACCCCCAAAGCTGTTGCAATGCTTGGCAAAGGTTCACCATTATGGGATGCCGAAGAAGTAAAACACTGGCACGCTAACCGTAGCGGATCACCAGTGAAAAACCACCCCACCTCAACAGTGCGGAAACGCCAAAAATAG
- a CDS encoding decaprenyl-phosphate phosphoribosyltransferase — translation MSDQTSILGSEPHTQGIDVGAKKRPPKNLADGMIKALRPKQWVKNVLVLAAPLAAGADELFDARTLIDIAIAFAVFCLAASSIYLINDAKDVEADRAHPTKRFRPIAAGVLPVSLAYIMAVVLIVASIGISYFFASSGHGLAIVMAVYIALQLGYCFGWKHQPVIDIALVSSGFMLRAMAGGVAAGIGLSQWFLLVAAFGSLFMASGKRYAEILLAQSSGAKIRKSLEGYTPTYLRFVWTLAATAVVMSYALWGFEMARVAAGAAGVWYQISMVPFTVAILRYAADVDRGEGGAPDELALTDRTLQVLALAWVACVVVAVYVVPAL, via the coding sequence GTGAGCGATCAAACTAGCATCTTGGGTTCCGAACCACATACCCAAGGCATTGACGTGGGTGCGAAAAAACGCCCACCGAAAAACCTTGCTGACGGCATGATCAAAGCACTACGCCCCAAGCAGTGGGTAAAAAACGTGCTCGTGCTCGCCGCACCACTCGCGGCTGGTGCGGATGAGCTTTTCGACGCCCGCACCCTGATCGACATCGCCATCGCGTTCGCAGTATTCTGCCTCGCAGCCTCCTCGATCTACCTCATCAACGACGCCAAAGACGTTGAGGCCGACCGCGCCCACCCCACCAAACGATTTAGGCCGATCGCAGCCGGCGTTTTGCCGGTCAGCCTTGCCTATATCATGGCCGTGGTCTTAATCGTTGCCTCCATTGGTATTAGCTACTTCTTTGCTTCCTCCGGCCATGGGCTTGCCATCGTGATGGCTGTCTACATTGCCTTGCAGCTTGGATACTGCTTCGGCTGGAAGCACCAGCCCGTGATCGATATCGCCCTAGTCTCCTCCGGATTCATGCTGCGCGCTATGGCCGGTGGCGTGGCGGCTGGCATCGGGCTTTCCCAGTGGTTCCTGCTGGTAGCAGCCTTCGGCTCACTGTTCATGGCCTCCGGCAAGCGCTATGCCGAAATCCTGCTGGCACAATCCTCCGGTGCGAAGATCCGCAAGTCCCTGGAAGGCTACACGCCTACCTACCTGCGTTTCGTATGGACCCTTGCTGCAACCGCTGTGGTGATGAGCTACGCACTGTGGGGCTTTGAAATGGCCCGCGTGGCCGCCGGTGCCGCTGGCGTGTGGTACCAGATTTCGATGGTGCCTTTTACCGTTGCGATCTTGCGTTACGCCGCCGACGTGGACCGCGGCGAAGGCGGTGCTCCCGATGAGCTCGCCTTAACTGACCGTACTTTGCAAGTGCTTGCACTCGCGTGGGTTGCCTGTGTGGTTGTTGCTGTGTACGTGGTGCCAGCGCTATAA
- a CDS encoding phosphatase PAP2 family protein — MAGYPGVIPTARALSHFGEHALGWMGLGLVGVLVDKRRRADWVRLFLAAFFSHAASVVIKRIVRRKRPHDERIVVGVGTPSDLSFPSSHATSTTAALWTLAKITKNPLPLLGVPVMMISRMVLGVHYPTDVLAGAVVGAATAEAVARIRKAKTGERSN, encoded by the coding sequence ATGGCCGGTTATCCGGGCGTGATCCCCACCGCACGCGCGCTAAGCCACTTCGGTGAGCACGCACTGGGCTGGATGGGACTAGGGCTTGTGGGCGTTTTAGTGGATAAGCGACGCCGCGCCGACTGGGTGCGGTTGTTTTTGGCGGCATTCTTCAGCCACGCCGCTTCCGTTGTGATCAAACGCATTGTGCGCCGCAAACGACCCCACGATGAGCGCATCGTCGTGGGTGTGGGGACTCCTTCAGATCTGAGTTTCCCCAGCTCGCATGCAACAAGCACCACGGCGGCACTGTGGACGCTGGCGAAAATCACCAAAAACCCACTCCCACTTCTCGGTGTGCCCGTCATGATGATTTCCCGTATGGTACTTGGTGTTCATTATCCGACCGACGTGCTCGCGGGCGCGGTTGTGGGTGCTGCAACGGCCGAAGCTGTTGCGCGGATTAGGAAGGCTAAAACAGGTGAGCGATCAAACTAG
- a CDS encoding glycosyltransferase, with translation MKDNQLQRFLLPHLGEPHDVRMLYLIESELNKERATWTDRTSISIPAGSELSFLTYFNAFPASYWRRWSQLDSVILRVEVHGTARIDVYRSKLDGARIGIEGKVVTDGVAEFELSLAPFEVGGWMWWEITTETDVTVTEAGWYAPHAPKPQIMPDGTEVGPFPARVTVGIPTFNRPADAVAALEALASDPAVDAVIDAVIMPDQGTKHPADEPGYEDAVAHFGKRFHEFRQGNLGGSGGYSRIMYEALGDGAAGAAKSPYILYMDDDIAIEPDSVLRALAIARYAKSPILVGGQMLNLQERSHLHSMGEVVNRGDFMWTAAPHVHYDHDFAAHPLSDRGKFGDKPDAPNSRDLHRRIDVDYNGWWMCMIPRVVAEEIGQPLPLFIKWDDAEYGLRAGQHGYPTATWPGIAIWHMAWSDKDDAIDWQAYFHLRNRLIVAAMQHDGEIDGIIRSMLKATVKHLLCLEYSTVAIQIEAIKDFMKGPDQLFDILETSLPRIAAIRKEYPDAVILPSAAELPRPTGTPGVPIKDIGGRLAPVKKAVWLAKGLKHSLRPANPAHHDVPQANFAPIEARWFSLSRVDGATVATADGRGVVYRKRDLDKAKDLFKQTRDLHKELKANFDQLRTQYRAAHPDLVSREAWSKVFDSE, from the coding sequence ATGAAAGACAACCAGCTCCAGCGCTTCTTGCTGCCGCATCTGGGCGAACCGCACGACGTTCGCATGCTTTACCTCATCGAAAGCGAGCTTAATAAAGAACGCGCAACCTGGACCGACCGCACCTCGATCAGCATCCCCGCAGGTAGCGAACTGAGCTTCCTCACCTATTTCAATGCCTTCCCCGCCAGCTACTGGCGACGCTGGTCGCAGCTCGACTCCGTAATCCTGCGCGTCGAAGTGCACGGCACTGCCCGCATTGACGTCTACCGCTCTAAACTTGACGGTGCCCGCATCGGTATCGAAGGAAAAGTTGTCACCGACGGTGTCGCCGAGTTCGAACTCAGCCTCGCCCCCTTCGAAGTAGGCGGCTGGATGTGGTGGGAAATCACCACCGAAACCGACGTCACTGTCACTGAAGCAGGCTGGTACGCACCGCACGCGCCGAAACCCCAAATCATGCCCGACGGCACCGAAGTCGGACCCTTCCCCGCACGCGTCACCGTGGGTATCCCTACCTTCAACCGCCCCGCTGATGCCGTCGCCGCACTCGAAGCACTCGCCTCCGACCCCGCTGTCGACGCCGTCATCGACGCCGTGATCATGCCCGACCAAGGCACCAAACACCCCGCCGACGAACCCGGCTACGAGGACGCTGTCGCCCACTTCGGCAAGCGCTTCCACGAATTCCGCCAAGGCAACCTCGGCGGATCAGGCGGCTATTCCCGCATCATGTACGAAGCACTCGGCGACGGTGCAGCGGGCGCGGCGAAATCGCCCTACATCCTCTACATGGACGACGACATCGCGATCGAACCCGACTCCGTTCTGCGCGCGCTCGCAATAGCACGCTACGCGAAAAGCCCCATCCTAGTCGGCGGGCAAATGCTCAACCTGCAAGAACGCAGCCACCTGCACTCCATGGGTGAAGTGGTCAACCGCGGCGACTTCATGTGGACCGCTGCACCGCACGTGCACTACGACCACGACTTCGCCGCGCACCCCTTGTCTGATCGGGGCAAGTTCGGCGACAAGCCGGACGCCCCCAACTCCCGCGACCTGCACAGGCGTATCGACGTCGACTACAACGGCTGGTGGATGTGCATGATCCCCCGCGTGGTCGCCGAAGAAATCGGACAACCCCTCCCGCTGTTCATCAAGTGGGACGACGCCGAATACGGACTACGTGCCGGCCAGCACGGATACCCCACCGCCACCTGGCCAGGCATCGCCATCTGGCACATGGCATGGTCGGATAAAGATGACGCCATCGACTGGCAGGCATACTTCCACCTGCGCAACCGTCTCATCGTCGCCGCCATGCAGCACGACGGTGAGATCGACGGCATCATCCGCAGCATGCTCAAAGCAACCGTGAAGCACCTGCTGTGCCTCGAATACTCCACCGTGGCTATTCAGATCGAAGCGATCAAGGACTTTATGAAAGGCCCTGATCAGCTCTTCGACATTCTCGAAACCTCCCTGCCCCGCATTGCCGCAATCCGCAAGGAATACCCCGATGCGGTCATCCTGCCGTCGGCGGCGGAACTGCCACGCCCCACCGGCACCCCAGGTGTGCCAATCAAGGACATTGGCGGACGTCTAGCACCAGTGAAGAAAGCTGTCTGGCTGGCCAAGGGACTCAAGCATTCGCTTCGCCCCGCCAACCCCGCACACCACGATGTGCCGCAAGCCAACTTCGCACCGATCGAAGCTCGCTGGTTCAGCCTCTCGCGTGTCGACGGCGCAACCGTGGCCACCGCTGACGGTCGGGGAGTGGTCTACCGCAAGCGCGACCTCGACAAGGCCAAAGATCTGTTCAAGCAGACCCGCGACCTGCACAAGGAACTGAAAGCCAACTTCGACCAGTTGCGCACACAGTACCGCGCCGCCCACCCCGACCTTGTCAGCCGTGAAGCATGGAGCAAGGTGTTTGATAGTGAATAA
- a CDS encoding IS1380 family transposase: MKTTTYIPRVASCSHLVSGAGVLPFAHVAELVGISDCLDSALPRSGLTHTLGDVWVNLALSLIAGGDDVHDITLLSSVSTALASKSLPSVTTAWRRITEYADTSEHVREGFIHAAKQARTRVWDLLGDHAPHRVATVEQPLVIDIDATLITAHSDKENATPTYKKGFGFHPLCAFIDYTSIGLPGGEFLNCLLRPGNAGANTIRDHCQLVDEILATLPDHSDGQPWGKRLVIRADSAGGTKKFISFLNDHNLGYVLGYSAPPTARITLDHHLQSQQTTNADTQHLGTSAHTGKDCDRWDTRVPIVRASGDLVCDENHFLEDITGLLRTANIDEHQPLVNLLADYPEDMRVIARIEPPHPGCQHSLFNQHGVRAQLCVTNLIGNIQHIDYCYRNRSLCEQHIKDTKDQGLSKLPFKQFGANQIWCLIVALSHQLLTWTKLIDACHHKDHSHQETSKPWWTWVPKTIRVRFVAVASKITTSSRRIILQLDQHNPHTHTLVTLIGYTQSLLQPRWKKRKP; encoded by the coding sequence GTGAAGACTACCACATACATTCCACGGGTTGCTAGCTGTTCTCATCTTGTATCCGGTGCGGGGGTGTTACCGTTTGCTCACGTAGCCGAATTGGTGGGAATAAGTGACTGCCTTGATTCCGCTTTGCCGCGTTCTGGGCTCACGCACACGTTAGGGGATGTGTGGGTGAATCTGGCTTTATCGTTGATTGCTGGTGGGGATGATGTCCACGACATCACCTTGCTTTCTTCTGTTTCAACCGCGTTAGCATCAAAATCGTTACCGTCAGTGACAACCGCATGGCGGCGGATCACAGAATATGCAGATACCAGCGAGCATGTGCGAGAAGGGTTTATCCACGCAGCGAAACAAGCTCGCACTAGGGTGTGGGATTTGTTAGGTGATCACGCTCCGCATCGGGTGGCAACAGTTGAACAACCACTGGTTATCGATATTGATGCCACGTTGATTACCGCACATTCCGATAAGGAAAACGCGACGCCTACCTATAAGAAAGGCTTTGGTTTCCACCCGTTATGTGCCTTTATTGATTACACCAGCATCGGTCTGCCTGGTGGGGAGTTTCTTAACTGCCTGCTTCGACCAGGAAATGCCGGGGCAAACACAATTCGTGATCACTGCCAGCTTGTTGACGAGATTCTTGCCACCCTGCCTGATCACAGTGATGGTCAACCCTGGGGCAAACGATTAGTCATCCGTGCTGACAGTGCTGGTGGGACAAAGAAATTCATCAGTTTCCTCAACGATCACAACCTTGGGTATGTTCTGGGTTATTCCGCCCCGCCGACAGCGCGCATCACCCTTGACCATCACCTTCAATCCCAACAAACAACCAACGCTGATACACAACACTTGGGAACCAGTGCTCACACAGGCAAAGACTGTGATCGGTGGGATACTCGGGTGCCGATTGTGCGTGCTTCAGGGGATCTGGTTTGTGATGAGAACCATTTCCTTGAAGACATCACCGGACTACTGCGCACCGCAAATATAGATGAGCACCAACCTTTGGTGAATCTTCTAGCTGACTACCCCGAGGATATGCGTGTTATCGCACGAATCGAACCACCCCACCCAGGGTGCCAACACAGTCTTTTCAACCAACATGGTGTTCGCGCCCAACTGTGCGTAACGAACCTTATTGGGAATATTCAACACATTGACTACTGCTACCGTAATCGGTCTTTATGTGAACAACACATCAAAGACACCAAAGACCAAGGCCTTAGTAAACTGCCGTTTAAACAATTCGGGGCGAACCAAATCTGGTGTTTGATCGTTGCACTATCCCACCAACTTCTTACCTGGACGAAACTCATCGACGCCTGCCACCACAAGGATCATTCACACCAAGAAACAAGCAAGCCTTGGTGGACATGGGTGCCGAAGACTATCCGTGTAAGGTTTGTTGCGGTTGCATCAAAAATCACCACAAGCAGCAGACGCATCATCCTCCAGCTTGACCAGCACAACCCCCACACCCACACACTGGTCACGCTTATTGGCTACACCCAGAGCCTTCTACAGCCACGCTGGAAGAAACGAAAACCCTAA